TTAGCGGAACACCCAAAAGCTCTCTGGGTACCTGTTACTcagttttttgggggtttttttggttTTGTTACGCTTTAATTAACAGCTTTGATGACATACACGAGATATTCCCAGTCGATATTCACTGATCCTTTAATTCCCGGAGGCGACGGATGGCAGACTTCACTGTCACAGCCGAGGTGGTGTTGTAGGCCCAGGCTCCTCCAGCCACAGTCTTCATGCACGATCCACAATGCCAGATGCCAACAGCTCTCCTCTTCATCTTAGTCTTCCCACAGAAGGAGCAGGTATACTTGGCATGCTGACTGATCTCGATCTTCTTCACCATTTTACGGAGCGACGCTCCATGCCGAGTGCTGTACTTGCCCACAATCCCCACTTTCTTTGTGCGTTTCGCCATGGTCGTGGCTCCGGCAGAGAGCACACTGCATTGTTCCTGTCAACTTACTTGAAGACCTCGGTGATATAGCAAGTTCGTAATGTATTTTGTCAATTTACCATTCAGCCATTATGAGACAATTGAACCGTACTTTCCAAAGGATGCACATCTGTAGAGAATGTAATTATTTCACTCTCTGCTTGTTTCAAACACAGGTCCTGAAGATGAAAGAGATAATTCCCTGAGCAATATTTTTGCCACATCCCTAATTATGTAAAAATGCTACTTTTCTTGCAGGATATTACTTTCTTTTTCTAAGTATGCTGTGTTATTTGTCATTTGACATATATCACTAATCATCTGTTTGAGGCATGACATTTTTCAATGAAAGATTTTACATTAATATCACACACCACATCCAGCAATGAGTCTACTAGCACATCTGCTGGAAAAGAGTCCtgcccattttaaaacccaaacaatgacttaatattttctgtttctaatttGCGATGTGGCATTCTTTTTTATCGTCCAAATTGTAATTGTGTAGTTTTATGCCATTCTGGCCTCATAACCAGATAATGAACTGAGATTAATCTGATAGGTTTCATATTAATTTTATCTCGGTTATATGGTTTTGATTTGATTTCTTTCCTGGAACCATGGTCTTCAAATTAGGAGTCAAGTTCATTGACAGAAGGACTGTGGGTGTATTTATATATTAAGTTTATTTTCATTTAGCATTAAAtatttattctttttttgtgATTCACCCCCTCTGCGTAGCAAACTAAGATTGTCATTTGACTTTAGATAATGTGGGAATACGTTGTGCAGCACTCTCCTTGCCCCGATAAGTTAATTGATTTTATGATTACAGAAATATTGTGTGGGAGAGGTACCAGCTTTACCCAGGGAACCCTTCCACCACCAATGAAACTGCTTTCACATGGGCCTTCAGAGGGCAAAACGAACGAGTATTATGTAATAGAGATTATCTAGCAGGTTTTACATCTTAACCTTTCCTTTATTCCCCCACACAGATGTACTGGTATCTGGGAAACCCTGTGACTGTGATGTTGCAGTTGAATGCCAGGCTGGTGAGCCAACCTCTCTGGAAGTAAAGCTCACAAATCAGAGCAAGCGTACTGTGGGCCCATTTGCCCTCACTGTCATTCCATACCAGGACTATCAAAATGGGGTTCACAACAATGATCTTGGGCAAGCTGTTACTTCAATTGGATCCAATACATTCTACATAGATGCAGTAAGTAGAGCATGTAATGTACTTGGTGCATAACACACAAAGTATTTTGAAGTCAGTCACTGTGAAGAGTATTGTTGATTAACTTCTCAATGATTATCAGTACATTTTAATGTATTATAAAAATCAAAGAAATAGATTTGTTGTAAAAAGGTGTTTACAAAGTGTAGCCAACCTTAACCTAGGATAGAAAGTCAAATAAAATGGACCTTTGATTCACTTAAGTTGTGGGGAATTTTACACCTAGAATTTATTTTAACCAAAAATATTAGTTTAAAATTGTTCCTTCTTTTGGCCCATATCAGGACAGAATGTAACAGGGTGCTAACTTGTAAATGTTAACTAGAAaatgtcaacaaatcaaaagtctTGGTTTTTAAGTTCTGGAATATTACATAGCATGAGTTAAAATAGATAAACTGATTTGAAATGGGAAGAACATTTTATTGAAGCTTGAACAAGCACCATAACAAAATAATCTCTCCAAATGGGTGAATCTTTCATTTGAAGAGGTGcaaaagagatttaataggaactagaccaagtgcggacccgttgggtcccgttcccccaatgcaatattccacaactcaccaactgcgcaggcgcagctgacgtttttaaagtttaaaatggcaataacttgtaaaaaaaTAATATCAATGTGaaggcatctcactctccctcttcagtcccctattccccttctccattatcctccctctccccaccctccaccaaccctcctctgcttcctcccctcaccccctccctcccctcctctctcttctccctcccctcctccatctctctgagctgctccacctatatgctcctgcccggtgcctcaggtcagctgatcagctgctccttgaggtaccaaggtctatgcggaagctcagaggggatagagccttttctgttgctgctccggcactctggaacaccttgccgttgcacatcagacaggccccctcactgtccatcttcaaatcctccctaaaaactcatttttattctctggctttcgacactggctgagacattgctcctgttcttagtgcttttaatgtcttttaatttttactgttttttagtccttcgttttacggtttttaatggtttgtaataactttttgtccatgagttctcatgtacagcactttgtggcaactgcggttgtttaaagtgctttataaataaagttattattattattaccttgccatccctcttcctacccctattttCCTTCATTCACCctaatcccccagcactccctccccctcctcttcaccctccctcttctttcccctctcctcctcccatctccctccctctcctttcccatacccgcagtcattccctccctccctccataacccgtctccctccctgctcctccactcctcaccacgcccctatcccaccccccacaatgacgtaattgtgaatgaaaacggaagagtttgaataaaactgattttattattgccacatcccTAATTATGTAAAAATGCTACTTTTCTTGCAGGATATTACTTTCTTTTTCTAAATATGCTGTGTTATTTGTCATTTGACATATATCACTAATCATCTGTTTGAGGCATGACATTTTTCAATGAAAGATTTTACATTAATATCACACACCACATCAAGCAATGAGTCTACTAGCACATCTGCTGGAAAAGAGTCCtgcccattttaaaacccaaacaatgacttaatattttctgtttctaatttGCGATGTGGCATTCTTTTTTATCGTCCAAATTGTAATTGTGTAGTTTTATGCCATTCTGGCCTCATAACCAGATAATGAACTGAGATTAATCTGATAGGTTTCATAGTAATTTTATCTCGGTTATATGGTTTTGATTTGATTTCTTTCCTGGAACATGGTCTTCAAATTAGGAGTCAAGTTCATTGACAGAAGGACTGTGGGTGTATTTATATATTAAGTTTATTTTCATTTAGCATTAAATATTCTTTTTTTGTGATTCACCCCCTCTGCGTAGCAAACTAAGATTGTCATTTGACTTTAGATAATGTGGGAATACGTTGTGCAGCACTCTCCTTGCCCCCGATAAGTTAATTGATTTTATGATTACAGAAATATTGTGTGGGAAATATTGTCCTTTCCCCTACCCgcagtcattccctccctccctccataacccgtcTCCCTCCCTGCTCCTCCACTCCTCACCACGCCCCTATCCGACCCCCCACAATGACGTAATTGTGAATGAAAACGGAAGAGTTTGAATAAAactgattttattatttttattttatgtaaatgt
This genomic stretch from Amblyraja radiata isolate CabotCenter1 chromosome 4, sAmbRad1.1.pri, whole genome shotgun sequence harbors:
- the LOC116972211 gene encoding 60S ribosomal protein L37a-like — translated: MAKRTKKVGIVGKYSTRHGASLRKMVKKIEISQHAKYTCSFCGKTKMKRRAVGIWHCGSCMKTVAGGAWAYNTTSAVTVKSAIRRLRELKDQ